The Macrobrachium nipponense isolate FS-2020 chromosome 7, ASM1510439v2, whole genome shotgun sequence DNA window ataaaacgtaaaaataaactAACTTCTATAAAACATAAGCTAGATATAGCAATAAACTAACTTCTATAAAACATAAGCTAGAAGTGGCATTAAACTAAATTCTATAAAACATAAGCTAGAAATAGCAATAAACTAACTTCTACAAAACATCAGctagaaataacaataaactaaCTTCTATAAAACATAAGCTAGAAATACCAACAAACTAACTTCTATAAAACATGAGATAGAAGTTGCAATAAAGTGACTTCTATAATGCATAGAAATAAACTAGCTACTATAAAACATCAGctagacataaaaaataaattacgttCTACAAAACATATGATAGAAATAGTAATAAACTAACTTCTACAAAACATAAGCTAGAAAAAGCAACAAACTAACTTCTATAAAACATAAGATGGTAGAGGAGGCTTTATCATTATAACCATTATCATGACATCCTACCCAGGTGGAGAGAATATCCTGCTCTCTCAAAGACATCCTTCAGTTCGGCCAAGGCCGTGAAGTTATTCGTGTGGAAGGTGATGTCAGCGTCCTTCTCCCAGGGCATGACCCCGCCCGTCTTTACCGCTCCTGAAGGGGGCGTAGgaaacggaaaaataaaaattattattagttgtgTATAGGCAATTTTGAATTGAAGTTTGATAATTAGGTAGTCATGTATTCTGAATGACCTACTTATCAGGAATTGTTTGTTATAATATAGGATTACGTAACTATGTTTAtgtttgcgatatatatatatatatatatatatatatatatatatatatatatatatatatatatataagcagaaatTTGTATATCACTATGTATATAATTCTAAATACTTCCTGATAAGCGATCAATAAAACGTAATGTTATAATTACTAAACTTCAGTTTATAGTTATTTACACCATgtttaataatacataaaatgatATAGATTTAATTAGCTTGAAATATAGAACTCACGATTAAATATATGTAAGTTCTACATAAGAGGTGAACGTAAATAAACCATCTCCACGATTTGCATAGTTACGAATTAAAAATGCAGTCtgacatgaaataaaaactcaCGGGACTGACCTCATATTCCctcaaactaagaaaaaaaaaaggttttatacatcactatttatataattctaaatACTTCCTGATAAGAGAGCAAAAAAACGTCgttataatcaaataactaaacttCAGTTTATAGTTATTTACACcatgtttaataataaataagtttatTTAGATTTAAATAGCTCGAAAGATACTACTAACGCAAACCAATTCAAGACTTCACGACTATATGTAAGatgtaaataaaagattaacgtaaacaaaccatttcCATGATTTGCATAGTTATGAATTAAAAATGCAGTCTGGTATGAAAAGAAAACTCATTGGATTGAcctaattttccctcaaacgaaaaaaaaaaaattaaaaaacaaatgaaaaagttaaaaaaaagtattttacattACCCATCAAAGTCCCTTCCTGCAGCTCGCACAAGAGCCCGTGGGCGTCGCACGTGTCCATGAGGAATCGCACCAGACGGGCCAGCTCCCTCCTGCAGCAGGGCGGCAGGGCAAACCCGGCCACTCCGCAGTTGACGGCCACTTCCTCGCAAGAGAACAGGAACCTCGCGCTTCCAGGAGGCACTTGGATGGAATAGAACCCGTGGAGTCGCGCGAAACTCAGCAGGGAAGCTCTGGAGGGCGCCACCAACTCGTGGGCGACGCGGAAGACTTCCTGAGGGCACGAGGCCGCAAGCATGTGATAATACCGCGACGCCCTCAAGAACAGATCCAGGTGTGACACGGCGTCTGGAAGCTCGGCGTTCCAGCCCAGGTGGCGCAAGGCGGAAGTCACGGCCACGAAGGGTCCTTCCAGGGCGTGGCACAGGAGGTAACCGCGGGCGGTGCCCAGTCTCTTCCGCGTCCAGGTTATCTGGTAGTTGGACTCGTGGGCTTGCAAACACCCCATGTGCCACTGGCCCGACTTCGGCAGGAGGCTGGCGCCCGCGGCCCAGACGCCCAGGTACTCCGTCGCCCAAATGAGGTGCTCTATGGTGCTGGGGGACGAGAGGGCGGAGACGTTCGTGGCCACGAAGACATAAGGCGTCGTGATGTAGTCCAGAGCTACGGAATAGCCGGACCCTAAGGTGGCGTTTGAGGGGACATGATGCACCGTAGTCCTGAGATTTCGCGGGAAATGGAGGGAcacagaagaagaggaggaagtgaCGAAGTGGACGGCGATACCCGGGTAGAGCTTAGCGAGTGTTTCCTTCAAGTTCCCCTTCACCGAAGCCgtcggaggagggggaggggttccCTGGGACGTCCCCAGATCCATAATCAGGATGGATACCGAGGAGATGATGTCCTCCTTGGTGATGCTCAGGAAATTGTTGTTGGTTATTCTCGCGGAAGCGTCCGACGGCGGCTTTCCCTTGTCCTTgcattccttctcctccttttcCCTCGTGTCGAAGATGTTTCCTCCGAGCCGCACTTTGTATCTCCCCTTCGATATGAAGTCGCTTTCATTGAAAGCCCGTTTGCTATTCGCGCTGACCTTCTTAGCACTAGCGTCTTGTGATAAAAGGTGTCTAGACTCTTTGAACGAACGTTCTTCATCCTGAACTTTAGCCTTTTCGCCGTCTTCGTCACCGACGCCCCTGAGGGACGTCTGCAGACGTGTACCCAACGTCTGTTTATGAATGAGAGCGTAAATATCATTCTCCGGTTTGCGACGTCGAACGGTCTTCGGTAACTCGACTGGTTTAGCGTCGCTTCCGTTTGCAATGACGCCACTGCTGCTGCGCTGATCGCCACTCTTTCGTTGACTGACCTTCTCCGAGGGGTCAGGAGGGTCAGAGGTACCTTTGACCCCTATCCGTGACCTTGAAGAGCGCGTCGTGGTTGCGGGAGTCTTGGCGAAAGACGAATTAGGTTGGTACGGGTTCATTCTCGGGGAGAACTGGTTGACCAGGATGTCGTGGAGGTTGGCTACCTTCTCTTCCAGACTCGCTACTTCGGCTCTGACATCTCCAGCTACCTGGAGAGGAGAGGAAatggaaatatttaattaaagACGACAGCAGTAATATCAAGATTATCTTTTGCTCGTTCAGGTGTTCCTCGACGGTTAAATCTATTCCTCCTTTATCGAttttattctttcctttctttctcttagtAACTCAACACTTTTTGAAATTCTCATTACCGTCTGTTTCTaccttctaatgaacaccataatattgtttggaagcttggttttcaagtcattggccccttggGTGGGTGGGCTTCTTACACATGAACAGGTttgatattctgaataataataataataataataataaataaataataataataaaataataataataataataataataataataagaagaagaagaagaagaaaagaagaagaagaagaagaagaaaatagaaataagaaggatatgggatatgccggtggaaactgtacccatgaccattggaacactaggcatgattccaagatccctgaaaaggaatctggaaaaactagacgccgaagtagctctaggactcatgcagaagagtgtgctcctagaaacagcacacacagtgagaaaagtgatggactcctgaggactgtgatagacaagaaaaaaaaaattaattaaataataataataataatatattaataataattaaagaataataatcataataataataataataataataataataataataataataataataataataataataataaaatactgttaaagagaatggcagaattaagcgagttgattttaatatattattttttccatttttcttacaacccgcttctctggctcagcgatgtttctgagtaactggccaacagtcacattgggaatttctaaaaatctataaaaatgctgaaggtgatcttttgttttattaaaagagGATTCTGGTATACTGGCATTAACGACAGCTGTTAATACCACTATACCAGAATcctcttttaataaaataaaagatcaccttcagcatcaataatttttagaaattcccaataaaacaatatataaaatcaactcgcttaattctaccATTTTCTTTAACAGTATTTGTCTACAAaagggtcttttaccaaaatagtaataataatggttgggaaaaactctctatcgcgagagtatataatataatgttctaagaggtccacaataataaaaatgtatagcGTTCGTGTATGATTAAAAATCCCTGGACTCAT harbors:
- the LOC135217433 gene encoding uncharacterized protein LOC135217433 gives rise to the protein MRRHSSIQLLLLSLTGCSWMLLFLTLTLSDYHAFKAYHASHVAAAHTTYTAPQKEIDPCDLCWGVGRNGAKKDVLHGSEEEEGDEEGQQHPALSTWGARLAKVVGIAPQEKRNATPTPKPLQGQAGGVGAFYYYTLHTMFTSLQLRLKKAQLVAGDVRAEVASLEEKVANLHDILVNQFSPRMNPYQPNSSFAKTPATTTRSSRSRIGVKGTSDPPDPSEKVSQRKSGDQRSSSGVIANGSDAKPVELPKTVRRRKPENDIYALIHKQTLGTRLQTSLRGVGDEDGEKAKVQDEERSFKESRHLLSQDASAKKVSANSKRAFNESDFISKGRYKVRLGGNIFDTREKEEKECKDKGKPPSDASARITNNNFLSITKEDIISSVSILIMDLGTSQGTPPPPPTASVKGNLKETLAKLYPGIAVHFVTSSSSSVSLHFPRNLRTTVHHVPSNATLGSGYSVALDYITTPYVFVATNVSALSSPSTIEHLIWATEYLGVWAAGASLLPKSGQWHMGCLQAHESNYQITWTRKRLGTARGYLLCHALEGPFVAVTSALRHLGWNAELPDAVSHLDLFLRASRYYHMLAASCPQEVFRVAHELVAPSRASLLSFARLHGFYSIQVPPGSARFLFSCEEVAVNCGVAGFALPPCCRRELARLVRFLMDTCDAHGLLCELQEGTLMGAVKTGGVMPWEKDADITFHTNNFTALAELKDVFERAGYSLHLVDNRWCCVDGKWAGGQGSLNTPHWALELYSQHTMDSEEDLLARRPRTRIEFDGSWVAAPTSPGLYVRNRYGNEMYRHAQHWLDTGKKSGWEDYEAGRFLPCSKPSHHACLDENLPDGNLEFRPLCLV